The DNA region ACTCAAGATATAGAAGGGGCGTTTAGGTTCAACACGGTTGTAAGTGGCTTCATGGAGTTGATAAACACCTTTATTGCGTACGTGAATTCAACGCCAGAAGAGAAGTTAAACATCACGCTTCTGAGGGAATTTGCCGACAAATTCGTTCCGGCGCTTTCTCCATTTGCTCCTCACATAGCCGAAGAGCTGTGGGAGAGGATGGGAAACAAGCCGTTCGTCACAAACGCCTCTTGGCCAACTTACGATGAGGAAGCACTTCAAGCGAGAAAAGCGAAGATGGCGATAATGGTCAACGGAAAGATAAGGGCACATTTCGAAGTCAATCCAAATTTACCAGATGAAGAAATGATAAAATTGGCCCTTCAACAAGAAAGAATCAAAGAGCTTTTGAACGGCAAAGAACCAAGAAAAACCTTTGTCGTCAAAGGCAGGCTTGTGAACATAGTTTTGTGATTTTGTGAGGTGAATGAGATGGAATCGAAGAAGTCCAAGATACCATCACCTGTGGCGAAGAGGTTAGCCCTTTACCATAGATGTGTTGAAACCCTCCTCAAATCCGGGAAAGAGATGATCTCTTCAAAGGAATTAGGTGAAAGGCTTTCGATAAAATCCAGCCAAATAAGGAAAGATCTCTCTTACTTTGGAGGCTTTGGAAAGAGGGGCAGTGGATACAATCTCAATTATTTAAAAGACGCATTGGAAAACATCATGGGCATAAACAGAACATGGAACGTTGGGGTTGTTGGTGCCGGTAACATCGGAACGGCGTTGGCAAACTATCAGGGGCTTTTAAAAGACGGCTACAAGATCGTGGCGCTTTTCGATAGAAACGATAAAAAGGTTGGAAAGACCGTTGGGCCAAGAAAGGTCCCCATCTTCCACGTGAATGAGATGTGCCAAAAGATAAGAGAGCTTTCCATAGAGATAGGCGTTATTGCGGTACCCGCAGAGTACGCCCAATCAGTCGCGGATAGACTCGTAAAATGTGCTGAAATAAAGGGAATAATAAATTTTGCTCCCGTTAAGATATACGTTGAAAAAGTTGATTTAGAAGACGTCGATATATCGATATCGTTTAAATCCCTGACTTTTAAAATTTGGAGTGAAGTCATTGGAAGAAAATGAAAAACTCATAAATAGAATCGTTGAAGAACTCGGAAATAAAGCTGTCCCAAAGCTGATAGGGTTTCTTTTCGATTCTGATGCCAAAACCGCAGAGCTGGCATCGGATATACTGAAAAAGCTTGAAACAAGCTGTACGGAGATAAAAGAAGAGCTTTTAAAAAGGTTGAAAAAAGGCGAAAAAAGTGTGGGAATGTTCTACGCTGCCGATTTGCTTGGAGATATGGAATGCCCCAATTCAAAGGATCTTTTGTACAAACTGCTTGATCTGGTGGAAGATGAAAAAGAGGCCATAATCATTTATGGGGCACTTTTAAAGTTAGGAGAAAAAGAAGCGGAGAAATACCTTATGTATGAACTTCAAGACGATCCTTACATGAAAAAATCCACCTTTGATATCGCCATATCGTTGGTACCATCGGACAACCCTGAAGTATTCAAAGCCATTTTGGAAAAAGTCGAAGAAAATGAAGAGCTTATTGAAGTGCTTCAAGCCATGTGCAACAGGCATCCAGCTTTTTTTCAGCTCTTGCCGGACGAACTGAGAGATAGGTTTAGAGAATGAAAGAATTCGTGTTGTACTTGAACGGACTGAATGGATTCTCGTTGGGTGGAGCTGCCGTTTTAAATGAGCTTCTGAAAGAAAATTTGGTGCCTTCACGTATTTACGCCTGTGGAATAGGAGCGTTGTTTGCAAATGACTTTGCCGCTATGGACGGAAAATTTGAAGATAGGATAATATATCGTTTTGCACACCTTTCGAAGAGTTTCAGGCTTTTCATAAACACGGGTGAATCTCTTTTTTCAAAATTCACGAGTATGTACAAATTAGCCACCAGCGTTGTAGCTTCAAAGAAAATAAAAGGCATGGTAAGGGAAAAAGTCATGATTTCCAGGTTAGAAAACACGTCAAAACCTCAGATGGATGTCATCTATTCTGCCGTTAACGTGCTTAAAGCGGAAGAAGTTTTAATAACCTCCCGCGAATGGAAGGCGGGGCTGAAAGCCGCCATGTCCGTTACACCGATTTTCGTGCCGGCGGATTACAGAAACCAAAAATTGGTTTCCACCACAAGTGTTACGGGAGTGCCAGGCTTTTCAACTTTAAATGAAGAAAGGCGTGTAAAGATATTCGTTAACACCATGCCAACTGCCGGAAGGAAGAAACCTACAAAAACGTGGGAGATAATGATGAGAGCCGATTATTTGCGAACGGTCGAATTGATGAGGAGATTTTCAAAAAGATTTGATGTGGTGTTGAATTTTTCCGATCTTCCTTCTGAAATGTCAGATTTCTCTTTAGAATCATGGGTTTATGCCAAAAGAATGGCGAAGGAAATGATCAAATCCACGAAACTGGTAAAGGGATTGAGAGGATTTTGATTTTCTTCAAGATGTGTAAGTAGATAGATTATTTTGATATTATGATTACTTGCCTCTTAACGTACGTCAAGTTTAAAGGGTAGAGAGAAATGAGAAATAATTGGCAAATAGTGAATAGCGAGTGTTAGAAAAGTAAGAAACTATAATATTGTGACATCAACTTCTTTCACAAAACTCAACCTCCTTCGGCAGCTCTGCTGCCACTTCCCCCACAAGTGGGGGCAGACTTCTTATAGAAATGGCTTCGTCAGCATTTTCCACGCAATGGCAAACTAAAACTTGTGATGCCTTCAAGTCCCCGCCCACAGATTGGGAGGGGTGTCAACGTTAGTTGACGGGGAGGGTTGATCAAAATGCTTTCAAACCTTAAAAAACAGTGTCATATGAAATATTTTGTTGCCTATCTCATCACTTTCATTATTTTTAATATCCTCTCAAGCTTAGAGCCCCCTTTGTCAGCTTTGCTGACACTTCCCCCATAAATGGGGGCAGACTTCTTAATAAAAATGGCTTTGTTGCCACTTCCTGCGTGTACGATGGCAGATTTATGTAAGACTTCATCGTTACTTTAAGGTACATTAAGAGTTATATCACCATGCACTGGAAAGTATATAAAATCAAAAAGTGCGGAAATATCTCCGCACTTTTCGTTTGATTGTATGCTTTTGATTATTCGTATTTCAATTTTGAAAGTTGCTCTTTGTATGCTTTGTACGCTTCTTGAAGTTCTTCAACAGCCTTGGCGAGGTCATTCTTTATGTCTCCTTGCCTGCTTACAGTTTGAGCGAGTTTCTCCATTTCTTCGTCCAACCCTTGCATTCTGTTTGTGAGATCCGTTATTCCAGATGTTATCTCTTCTGTGGACGCACTCTGCTCTTCAGATGCTGCTGCGATGTTTTCTATGGTGGAAGTTATCTGGTTTATGTTAGATGCGATCTCTTCAAACTTTGTCGTCATTTCATCAACTTGCTCAGCACTTTCGGAAACAGATTGGGTGGATTCTTTTGTTGCTTGCACGGCTT from Mesoaciditoga lauensis cd-1655R = DSM 25116 includes:
- a CDS encoding redox-sensing transcriptional repressor Rex — its product is MESKKSKIPSPVAKRLALYHRCVETLLKSGKEMISSKELGERLSIKSSQIRKDLSYFGGFGKRGSGYNLNYLKDALENIMGINRTWNVGVVGAGNIGTALANYQGLLKDGYKIVALFDRNDKKVGKTVGPRKVPIFHVNEMCQKIRELSIEIGVIAVPAEYAQSVADRLVKCAEIKGIINFAPVKIYVEKVDLEDVDISISFKSLTFKIWSEVIGRK